The proteins below are encoded in one region of Candidatus Omnitrophota bacterium:
- a CDS encoding divalent-cation tolerance protein CutA, producing the protein MNTIIFVTASHKKEAEKIASALIKAKLAACVNIIQGVHSLFRWRGKIDRAREILLIIKTRKTLLSWVIKKVKSLHSYSVPEVIALPIIAGNKEYLKWLNDSTR; encoded by the coding sequence ATGAATACAATAATTTTTGTCACCGCTAGCCATAAGAAAGAGGCGGAAAAAATCGCTTCAGCGCTAATTAAGGCAAAGTTGGCTGCCTGCGTCAATATCATCCAGGGTGTGCATTCTTTGTTCCGGTGGCGGGGGAAAATAGATCGGGCCAGAGAAATACTTTTAATAATTAAGACCAGGAAAACGCTCCTGTCTTGGGTGATAAAAAAGGTGAAGTCCCTGCACAGCTATAGCGTGCCGGAAGTTATTGCCTTACCCATTATCGCCGGAAATAAAGAATACCTGAAGTGGCTAAATGATTCTACCAGATAA
- a CDS encoding TlpA disulfide reductase family protein — protein sequence MVKKPLLFIFCLILMQNFSYAAAVPPKPKTSELAPAPDFMLLDLEGKEISLAALKGKPIILFFWTTWCPYCRGELKELNDKQAEISRNDTQVLAINIEEPAEKVGRFMNNRLVFYKVLLDKEASVANSYSVIGVPTYVYINKAGYIASSSNYFSHSKYEDIALK from the coding sequence GTGGTAAAAAAACCGCTTTTGTTTATCTTCTGCCTGATATTAATGCAGAATTTTTCTTATGCCGCAGCAGTCCCCCCTAAACCTAAGACTAGTGAATTGGCGCCTGCGCCTGACTTTATGCTTTTGGATTTAGAGGGTAAAGAGATTTCTCTTGCCGCCTTAAAGGGTAAACCCATAATATTGTTTTTCTGGACGACCTGGTGCCCTTACTGCCGGGGCGAGCTCAAAGAACTAAACGATAAACAGGCAGAGATATCCCGGAATGATACGCAGGTATTGGCGATAAATATAGAGGAGCCCGCCGAGAAGGTAGGGAGGTTCATGAATAACCGGCTGGTATTTTATAAGGTTCTTTTAGATAAAGAGGCCTCCGTTGCCAATAGTTATAGCGTAATAGGAGTGCCTACTTATGTCTACATTAATAAAGCAGGCTACATTGCCTCTTCCAGCAATTATTTCTCGCATAGTAAGTATGAGGATATCGCCTTAAAATGA
- a CDS encoding cytochrome c biogenesis protein CcdA, producing the protein MILPDNSLTYIGAFLGGLGLSFSPCVYPLVPVTLGFIGVEAGSSRLRGFIFSLVYVSGIAVTYSILGLVASLSAGLFGRISTHPVSFLIIGNACIISGLSFFDVIHINFSGIRLQHKIKMTGGILSVFLLGLTSGLVISPCTAPALGTILLYVATRQNIFYGASLLFVFAYGMGFLLILTGTFSSIFMNLSKSHAWLKVVKKLSGFIMLGIGEYFLIMAGRLMW; encoded by the coding sequence ATGATTCTACCAGATAATTCCTTAACTTATATAGGCGCTTTTTTAGGCGGCTTGGGTTTAAGTTTTTCGCCCTGCGTTTACCCTTTGGTGCCGGTGACCCTGGGTTTTATCGGAGTTGAGGCGGGCTCTTCGCGCCTGCGGGGGTTCATCTTTAGCCTGGTCTATGTATCGGGCATTGCGGTCACCTATTCTATATTAGGGCTCGTTGCCTCCCTTAGCGCAGGATTATTCGGCAGGATTTCTACCCATCCTGTTTCGTTCCTGATTATAGGCAATGCCTGTATTATCTCCGGCTTATCTTTTTTTGACGTCATCCATATCAATTTCTCCGGGATTCGCCTGCAGCATAAAATAAAAATGACAGGCGGTATCCTTTCTGTTTTTCTTCTTGGCCTTACTTCTGGGTTGGTGATTAGCCCCTGCACAGCGCCTGCCTTAGGCACAATATTGCTTTATGTGGCCACCAGGCAAAATATATTTTATGGCGCCAGCCTTTTATTCGTCTTTGCTTACGGCATGGGTTTTCTCTTGATCCTAACCGGGACCTTCAGCTCTATTTTTATGAACCTCTCCAAATCCCATGCCTGGCTTAAGGTGGTGAAGAAACTCTCTGGCTTTATCATGCTGGGAATCGGAGAATATTTCCTGATTATGGCCGGGAGGCTGATGTGGTAA